The nucleotide window TTGGGAATTGTATATTGTCTATTCCTTCTCTGCCTTCGTTTTGGCAGCAAGAATGAATGGGAAAATTTGCAGATGCGTACAGATAAAAGACTTAACAGGATCTTCCCTCATTTGCATTTGATTTTCTCTCATATATTTCTTTCTGTGGACTGGCATATGCAACATCTATAGGCTTTCTCTCTTTAAGTTCTTACCCTGCCCCGTGCTTCTTCAGATATTAATTTTTCACTAATGTGTGCTTATGATTTCCTTGTGCAGTATACGCCAGACAAACATATGTTCAGCAAGGACAGCATATATGAAGATTTTTCTATGGATGATATTGATCTGAGTTACGAAAATTATGAAGAACTATTTGGTAACTCTCATATTCAGACTGAGGAACTCTTTGATGATGCTGGCATTGACAGTTACTTTGAAGTTAAGGAAGCGACTGCTGTGAATTCTGATGAGGTTTGTAGCTTATTCCCACTAGCCATTTATTTAGTTAGAAAAGATGTTTTATAGGTGTTCACAACTGATTGTTATGGTTTCCCTTTTGAATTACAATCATTGCTAAGAAAAGCATCAGCTGTCACTTTTGAATTACAATCATTGTTGGAAAAGCATCAGCTGTCACTTTTTTCTTTGTCATATTGCATtgctttttctttcttttcttttttttggctGACCTCAAGATTACTTGGTTTCAGCAGCCCAAGCCAAAGCAGCCGGCTGCTAGCAATGCGTTATCTGCTGACTCTGGGATGTCAAATCCAGCAGTAAAAGAAGATGATTCCAGTCTTTGTATTCCTGTGAGGCAAGCTATTTCCTATTCTGGCTTTACTGGTGAGAGCATTCCTGAAGAATACCAGGATTGTGGTGTATCACCAATGCTCCTTATGGGCGAGCCTCCATGGCTTCCTCCTGGTCCTGATGGCTCATTTGCTGGAATTAGAGACAGTGCTATCACACGgtacaaggagaagaagaaaagaagaaagtaAGTGCCTTTATTATTAAACTTCCTGTGTCTTTTTATTTCTGGAAGGCGTTGCATATGTACTTGTAACCATGTGGTAATTTTTAATCATATACAACAAAAATATTCTGTAGCTTGTATATTTTCTGACATGCTTCTGCCTATGTAGCTCTATCTCCTATTTTTCCTTGATAGTTAGCTGACTATTCTTCATCTGTTGTGGCTCTTTTGATAGGTTTGACCACAAGATCAGGTATGAATCTCGCAAGGCTAGGGCGGATGTGAGAAAGAGAGTCAAGGGACGGTTTGTTAAGGCCGGTGAAGCGTATGACTATGATCCGCTCGACACAAGGAGCTACTGAATGCAGAAAAGCATTGTGCTTAGGTTAGCTTAAACCAGTGCCTATTGCAGCTGGGATAAATCGATAAATCAGACGCTGAAGCAATCATGGCATACCCACCTCTGGAAAGAAAAGAACAGAAAGCAACCAACGA belongs to Triticum urartu cultivar G1812 chromosome 7, Tu2.1, whole genome shotgun sequence and includes:
- the LOC125519022 gene encoding zinc finger protein CONSTANS-LIKE 9-like isoform X2, with the protein product MGALCDYCGEHRSMVYCRSDAASLCLSCDRNVHSANALSRRHTRTLLCDRCASQPAMVRCLEENTSLCQNCDWNGHSAGSSAAGHKRQNINCYSGCPSSAELSRMWSFILDIPNVAHELNCEQVISMMSISDSAVSNGDNAQGDNSLLDMACATLDEEDKQKSVIGSSSEAGLNLLPPANNQTAVSVDSTTAKYTPDKHMFSKDSIYEDFSMDDIDLSYENYEELFGNSHIQTEELFDDAGIDSYFEVKEATAVNSDEPKPKQPAASNALSADSGMSNPAVKEDDSSLCIPVRQAISYSGFTGESIPEEYQDCGVSPMLLMGEPPWLPPGPDGSFAGIRDSAITRYKEKKKRRKFDHKIRYESRKARADVRKRVKGRFVKAGEAYDYDPLDTRSY
- the LOC125519022 gene encoding zinc finger protein CONSTANS-LIKE 9-like isoform X1 produces the protein MGALCDYCGEHRSMVYCRSDAASLCLSCDRNVHSANALSRRHTRTLLCDRCASQPAMVRCLEENTSLCQNCDWNGHSAGSSAAGHKRQNINCYSGCPSSAELSRMWSFILDIPNVAHELNCEQVISMMSISDSAVSNGDNAQGDNSLLDMACATLDEEDKQKSVIGSSSEAGLNLLPPANNQTAVSVDSTTAKYTPDKHMFSKDSIYEDFSMDDIDLSYENYEELFGNSHIQTEELFDDAGIDSYFEVKEATAVNSDEQPKPKQPAASNALSADSGMSNPAVKEDDSSLCIPVRQAISYSGFTGESIPEEYQDCGVSPMLLMGEPPWLPPGPDGSFAGIRDSAITRYKEKKKRRKFDHKIRYESRKARADVRKRVKGRFVKAGEAYDYDPLDTRSY